The Macadamia integrifolia cultivar HAES 741 chromosome 4, SCU_Mint_v3, whole genome shotgun sequence genome contains the following window.
CTTAGAATTTGAAGTTGGACCTTAAAATGGTGAAAACTAGAGTTTGATTTATCCTTGGGTTCAGCATCTTCTCTTCACCTTCTAGAGTTTTTGAGGATGGTGTATCTATATTGCCATctttgtagaaatgcaaccctaaaagtgatgtagaaggtaatggaaaaaacaagaacaagcaatgcataCAGGTTTATGAGGTTCAATTCTGTTCTGTTGAAGCACCTGTACCAGTACTCCATAAATTAAACTGcgacaaaatacaagacatcatacatcaATAGTCTTCTCCCATCAACAatttatatgagagagagagagagagagagagagagagagagagagaatggtttTTGGCATAAGTATCGGATTGGCTGTGATCGATAGTGATATTTGTTGAATACGGATCGGTTGGTATGCCATGGATGCCtactttttttgttaaaaagaaaaaataaaaaaataaatactgtTTTGATCGACACGTATTGGTATTGTGACATAGACAACAACCGTGACTTCTCAAGGAAGAAAGTGACTGAGGAAAGAAGGATTCATACAAGTCTAAATAGATGTAGAACTGAAGAAGTCAATGTTCATTCCATCCAAGTGGATGCCTCAGTGCACGCTGGTGGAGGGGCAATGAAGCGTGATAGAGATCCCCTCCcatgttctaaatacacctataaaTTAAGGTTTCATACAATCCAATCTTTATAAATCCATTGCACCGATGAGAGGTAAATCGAAGCTTATACCTCAACCTAAGCTTTAATGAATCCATTTCATCTTCAAAACTTTTCCAAAGGGGACATGTAATTGTACAGACAAATTATGAATCCATTGGACTAAGGTACGCATGTTGTGATCTAGTGGTCAAGCAGTCGAAACTGCCTCTTAAGATTTTCAGGGTAAGACTGTAGTTCttgacacccccccccctccaaagaTGTTATTCGGTTGACAAGCAGTTCTGAAACAACATCTTAAAGATTTTCAGGGTAAAGAATTGTGTAGTTCTtgacaacccccccccccccccaatgcgGGAACAAAAAACAGTATATGAATTAGATCAAAAGCTGAAGTGTACTTAAAATTCCTTTTCCTCTGCAGTTTCTGCTTTCTCCTTCCAATATTTGGAGGTTGTACTTgctttctgaaaaaaaaaatcatatcataTATAGCCATGTTATGATCTATACATTAAATATTGCATCCAGAGCCAGAAAGGGCTCTCTGTGTTTCCTTTCATTGTGTGGACTAATATATCTCATCCATAGTTTGTAAAGTTGCATATAATTCTATGCCAAATTTTTCAGTGAATAGAAATTAAGTCACTGTACCTTAAAAGCTCTTTAATGAACCTGTGTCCCTGCTGTGAGGTGTTTACTGAAAAATAATGAGTTTGCACACAGTACTTAGTCTCAAATGGTGTCTATAGGATATTGTGCAATAGTGGAAGATTATTTTCGATCATTCATAAATAGGAGTAGAGAAGTACAACAATTGGTGACCCTGCTCTTTCTTCAAgcatggtgaaggaaaactttcctctttatttaattattaagtGGTTACATAGTAGCTTTGTGCACGACCATGCGGATAGCCATTGAATGCAGATGAAAAGGCGTATCATAAATCTTCATGCCTCGTCTAACGATTGTGTATATAATGTGCATAATGCATGATCGTGCACAGAaccttttgccaaaaaaaaaaaaaagcatgtctTTCCCAATAgcatcaatttaaaaaaatgacAAGTAATAACAAAAGCAGTTGTCTCATGTAGCTATTGTAGGTGAGATCGGGTTCGTCTGCAAGACGCGATCCAAGGAAGGGAGCCCTCAAACATGCAGCCTAAGGTGCTCCTAACCCTTGGATCTGCGCTACATGCCATGTTGTGCAATAGAGGATACCAGTCCATTATAGGTGgggtgtgattgtgtgaaacGTAAAGGACCACTACTCTATGTCTTATTTCCAAATTCCAATTGTCTCATGTAGCTGTTGTTGGAGGAATATTAAATTCAAGTGCGTTTACAAATTTGAGGTAGTTTTTCCTATCACCCTTCATGATTACTATGGAATATATGATAAATTTTAGAGAAAACtacatgattatccatttttgggttttcatttacaaaattatccattatatgttttaattaacaaaaatacataaaattgggtttgagtttacaaaaatatccaaaacagTGCCCTTTCCTCACTTCTTAtgtttttttgacctttttaaccctctctctctctcgctctctctctttcttgacaCAAGACACATGGTTTGGCACTTCCTTTCGTTGCGCCCTACAGAGGGAAACTTGAAGAGCTTGAGGgatattatgaaaattggatGCATTGAACAGACGACAATGGTCACCAATACCAATTCTGTCGATTTACATTTGTTTGTCTCTACTCCCTTGCAGATTCTTGCCTCGCCACAATTCCATTGACGATGCTCTGTTCGGTCCATGGAtcttttcatcatcttcatcagcaTCAATTCAACTTTCTCCATAGCTTGTAATACTTTGGAAAACCCAATTGAGTAGGGGCTGCCATTTTCTTTAGCTCATACACAGAAACCATGAAAATACAaacacatagagagagagagagagagagagagagagagagagagagattttagcACCCACCAGCTATTGAGGAAACTCCCAACTACCAttctgaggaagaagaagtgaaaTGTGACTGCTACGTTCACCTTACACTCTCAAGCTCCCAAAATCTTGCTCTCTGATGGattttcaccattttcaaaaTTCCCCTTCCGAGCTAGTGTTTTGGGACTCCTGGTTTCATTTGTTTtgctcaatctctctctctctctactccaTCTCGATTATCTTTCGATCTTGGTTTTCTCAGTATGGAAGAACAAAATCATGCTCTACCATTATATATATAGGATGAATAATAAGTAAAACTACCATTATCTTATTCCCCTTCTTCTATCCACGTCAATGGCGAGCCTTCAGGTTATGCTCCGTTCTCCTCTTCGTCATCTGAGTTCGTGCGGGAAGAAGAAAACCATAATGATTAGGAGTAGCCACATGAGCTTCAGCAATGGTAGACGGGTATTTCTTATAGTATGAAAATGTCGATATCTGATGTAGCATCGACCGAGATGAGAGACGATGCTTGGTCTTGCATAGCCGTGCTACTTCCATAACAGAATCATTTAATGGTGGAAGAAATTTTATCACTTAACATAACAAAGGCGCATCGGCAAGGAGGATGGTCACAGGGAAGGAGAGGAGGGGGGTTAGCAGGGATGGCTGGGTAGATTTGCAGGGATAGAGGAGCGCTCAGGAGGGAGGCAAGGATGGGgtcaagggtaaaaatgtctaaAAATGTAGGTGAGGGAGGGAGagacactgttttgggtagttttgtaaacctaaacttgattttgtgtaattttgttGACTGAAACataagatgggtaattttgtaaaagaaaacccaaaagtgggtaatcaagtaattttccctaaattttaccgagaaaacaaaatcaattctGGAGAAGCTTCGGTACCTATTTACAAGACTAAGGGTGGTTGTAGCCACTAAACTTGAAACAGGAAAATTCTAGAGGCACAATTTAAGGGATAGATATTAATGACCATTGATGGTTGTACGATTTCTTAATCGTGAGgtcaaggaaaactttctccttataATTTTAAGACAAGTTTTGTCAAAGTTGTAGatgaaatattaaaaataatcataagaaaaataaaataaaaaattgtacttCTAACGAACAACACTCCATTgaagctttttctttttcttacatCATTTCACTTCCATTTACAGAATTTTGGTGAATGATCCGAACAAACCTTATGAAACAATTTTCAGCTAATGTGTGTCATCCtttaaaaaaggagaaaaagaaggaaatatagaaaaataaagttAGACATTTAGAGTCTAActaatatataattattatcAATTAATTAGCATTCATAGAAtatgattaggggtgtcaaattgTCGATCTGGCTAAGTTTTGATCAGATTGAATAATTCGTTCTAGGAATGAGAGAGACCAAAACAATCTATTAAGGAACTTCAATTTTCCCCCGATGAAAAGCTAGTTCTACCTACCATTGCCTTATAGGCCGCCACTTTAACAATATTAACTATATCATCATTGCTTAAGTAGTTATCCGGTTCAATACTACGAGAGATTGTGGCCCAAGGCCACATCAAAAATTTGTTAGGTTCCATTAATTGTCCACCTCCAAATCAGTCCAAATCCTGTGCACCACCTATCCCTTCCTGATCAATTCTTCACTCCCCATCAAAATTCCCTGGGCCGCTGCCTCAAAATCCTCCACTATCATTACATAGTAGACAATTATAAATATCTCAGGCGAGTTATTATGTTTTAAGTCAGCGAATTTCACCTATGCCCCTCATAACTTAAAAGCATCAATTGTTTCTTCGCCTTTTGGTGAGAATTGACTCTGAGATTTCAAAGCATGTATTTTGTGTTCCAAATATGAGACTCAAAAGTGAGCAAAGTACCCGATTTATctcaaaaaaataggaaaatgaaCCGACCATACCATACAGTTTTTACCCTATTtctgttagaaaaaaaaaacagaaaaataacagAATCCATTTTTTTGATATCCCAGATAGATACAAGCAATTCAAAGACACCAAGAAACTCACAAGAATTTGGCATTTTTTCCGACCTCTGTACCTATTTAAGGTAGCATAAGCCATTGCTTCTCTCTCATtagatttcttctcttttttttggtgaatcaaaaattcaataccaaaggaaggaaaaaagagggagggggaaataataaagagaagagatttcttctctttatttcttcataCCCATCTTTGTTGTTGCTTCTGCAACTCAATCCCTTGTTGTTCTGCAACATGATGAAGCTACTACGCATACCCATCTTCTCTTGTATTACTGGGTTTCTACTCCTATTTCTGATCTTGAATTTAAGACCCACCATGTCCCAAGAAGTTGGTAAAAGATGAGAAACTAACCGTGTTACCTTGtttgtatatattttatttgcttCAATGTTTCAGTGAAATGGGTTTGCACATAATGTCTGATTTTTCTAACTATAATGATGATTCATTTGGtacagaggaagagaaagaatttGAATATTTGAAAGGGAGTAGTAAAGGACCAGAGCACTGGGGAGAAATTCATGAAGAATGGAAAGCTTGTAATAATGGGAAAATGCAATCCCCCATTGACTTGTTGCATCAAAGGGTGGAAGTTGTGTCGGAATTGGGGAAGCTCAAGGGAGATTACAAGACTGCCAATTCAACTCTCATGAATAGGGGCCATGATATAAAGGTTAGCTAATTATATCACCTCTCTAGACAGCTTTTGATTTATGAATTTTATAGTAATCAATCTCTAGAAGTCTCAAGGCCATGAGAACTGATTGTATAGAATATAAAACTtggaaaatatttaataaaaaaaaaagttttatctGATCACTGGATGTGGATTAATTTGCTGTATTGATGCTTTTTTATGAACTTAAATTTGATTGATTTATCCGAATTGTGGGAGCCAgagcatagttagtaagttcgggGACGACAATAATACAGGAATGGATACGTACGGCAACTAAATGGACCACACAGTAATAATACATTTCTAAAAGTTCGGCGCAATAAAACACGCACAGCAATGATACAATACGTGTTTAATACGATTGCTTTTTGAAAATCTATGAGCAAAAATACAgatttattttggtattaataATGGACTAAAACTGGTTGTttacaactaaattctaatatcccATGCTCTCATGAATACCTATATCCAATCGAGCTTTCCAATTGGAGatcatttctaattttttttttatacatctaatattaattaagtttaatcatgtctatcatagctaatgttgataggtgatccatcaaccactttctatcatagtaaataatagcatatatttgtcaaaataataataataataataataataataataataataataataataatataataataataataataataataataataataataataataataataataataataataataataataataataataataataataataataataataataataataataataataataataataataataataataataataataataataataataataataataataataataataataataataataataatagcatgttgataatcatttaacaaattaagatattattattgatattaacttatcaaacaagaaaatccacagCAACCCCTACTGATGCGGATTTGTATTCTAAAACCAAATCAGATCGCATATAGGTCCATTCAAATATAATTCAATTTTAATAACCAATAATTTATTTGCAATTAAGTTAAGATTTTAgattgggtgacaaaattataattaagtagactTCATAGGCTAATGGATAGGAACAAGAGGGTGGACACATAAGATATTTGATTAATAGATTTAAGATAAGcttgaaatgaagttaaataaatGATATAACGTAATAAAGGATAGAGGGAGGGGCAATATGGAAGGGgttgaaattaataaaataagaaagggtAACATGTGTTATCCACCTTTGTCTCAAAATGCTAAACCTACGGAAAGCCAGAAATGTCATTTTGACTTTTaaggttgaattttttttgtccCAAACTAAACatattaataagaataaaacatATTATACGCGTATAATATGAGTACCAATAAAATGCACATATAATacggattttttttattcataggCCAAATTATGGCTTTTTGATTGAAATTTTCGGATACGGCAAAAATCCGCGTATTATATgcaaatttactaactatgaacCAGAGCACATATTGATGTAGGTTATAGGTAAAGTCTAACtatctttcctcttcttttgtgCTTTCATGGATGCAGCTTGAATGGAAAGGTGATGTTGGATCAATCGACATCAATGGTACTGATTATAAGCTTCGTCAATGCCACTGGCACTCTCCTTCCGAGCACACCGTTAATGGCAAGAGGTGTTTTAACTTTTCCacctcttttattattattattttttggtgcGATCAGGGAATATTGAGTTCTTACATTCTGGGTAACTCAATATtccactttctctcttttggaaaTGCTATATCACATGTATTATTCTTGGAAAGTTTATATTGCATGTTATTCTTAACCACATATCTTAGTTGATTAGGGCTACTACCTATTGTATATATTATCATTATCAGTGGAATATACAAGACAATTCATAATCAAATATTGAGTGTTAGCATGCGATGACCCCCAACCCCCAAGTGAGGGGGAAGGAAAAATTCATTCATAAATAACGTGTAGTACTCATGAATGGAGCATCACACATCTCTAAGATCAATGGATCAGAATTCGATTATACGTTACAGACAGAGCTCTCCTAGCGAGGGAATCGATCGGCCAAACTGTTGAAATTGCATGTTGTATAATTAGCCCAACCATCATCAAAATTCAAGTGGCTCAATTTAGTGACAATTTTCTTCAGGTTTGCCGCAGAGCTGCATATGTTTCATGAAAGCTCAAATCGCAGCTTCGCAGTGATTGGAGTCCTTTACAGAATTGGGCGACCTGATCCCTTTCTCTCAGAGGTAAACAAACCACTTCCAAGCCCTCAATAaaatcacctctctctctctctctctctctagatttatATGGATGTGTTGTGTTTTGGGCAGTTGGAGAAAGATATAAATGCTATAGCTGATACCCGAAACGAGATTACGATTGGGATGGTTAATCCAGAGCAGATAATAAAGTTGGGTGGAAGGAAGTATTACAGATATTTGGGTTCTCTCACTACTCCTCCTTGCACAGAAGGTGTCAAGTGGACCATCATTAAAAGGGTACgtactcttcttccttctttctctacCTCTTCCACCTCAAGCTAGTTCCAGATATTATATAATGGAATTTCCTTAAAACTTACTAGTCTGTACTGGATTCGCAGGTGATGACTGTTTCTGCAGAGCAAGTGAAGCTATTACGGAGGGCGGTTCATGACGTAAGTAATAAGTTTTAAAATCATTGGGTTGATTACCATATGCATGTAAAAGTTCAAGGggttagcgcagttggtgagcaacgaacttgataCAAACTGTATACTTGaacatcctaagttcgactcccactagacaGACCTTGGACCACTCACACAGAGTGTTTAGTCATCgtcactgcttttagtgaaagtggGACTAGTGGATACCTAtggttagcaaaaaaaaaaccatatgcATGCAGTGTTGCTTACTTGATAAACTGGTGATGATTTCCTTTGCAGTCTGCAGAATCGAATGCAAGACCAGTACAACCACTGAATGATCGAGTGATTGGGCTCTATGAACCCACCAAGACTTctacaaaaaattagaaatcacCAAAGCATGAATGACTTGATTCTTTTGATCTTCTGCATTGGCATATATTCTATAATGCTTGTACATTGAAGAGATCAAAGAGTATAATGGAGTTTGGAGAGCTCAATTATACATTGGCAAGAACTGTTCCCTTTTTATTACTAAAGTAATTAAAGAAAATATGCttttttagtcttttccttgtagGTTGCTTCTCTCTTTTGGATTATTGGAACTTCCCTCCTTGGATCATTAAATTAACTCTAACTCATGACCGTCACTATTTAAAAAGATGAAACAAAAATTTACTGATATGTGGGGATTGTGTCATATCTCAACAATGGCAAAAATTTAACACTTGGAAATAGTAGGGCATCTGTCCAAAGATCATTCCATTCCCCCCTACCCAAGCTTCAATTGGAATCTTTGTGCGCTGTGCACTTAGGGCTTTAGTATGACCAATGGGCTGGATGATCAAAATTTCATCTCTCTTTTGTATAAAATAGAAGGTTTCTCACATCGTCATCGTCAGTGTGGGGGAATTTCCCACTACCTATCaatttttattatgaaaaatGATTTTGTGTCAACGTGAGAGATTATCGGTGGGAGTTTACATGGCCAAAATGTGAAAGGGTGTGGGAAAGCATCCCATGCTAGCCACATGAGAATCATTTTTCCATAAACAACACATGGACAaatggaaatgaaaaaaaaaaaaaaaaaaagtaatagttTTGATGATtaatttttccttcacccacggtTCTCTTCACCAACTCATTTTTTGGCTGTCAAGTGTCAGATGTGATTCTTAGAATAGTGAAAGGCATTTTGGATCTTTAATTTAATAGAGGACAGGCAATTATAATCCTTCAATAGTTAATAAGGAATACATCGGCGGCGGAAAAAAACTTTCTGTTAGAGAAAACactaagaaatacgaaaataaacagacAATATATCTGCACAACACAGAAATTTAACGAGGTTTACATAAGGGTGTGATGtactacgtcctcgggcgaaaaataagatgtttcactatgtagaagagagattatatCCAAGTGTagtgagaaaactcgccctgaaaccctagcttgaaaaacccccaaaatacaatgactttctcaacaagacaatagtacattatatactccaagttgcTGAtcaacccatcgggtcacgaTCGATCAGGTCGAACACACctaaatatgtcggagcgggtcaatcttcaaaatgggtcaagaattcgagacaaaacTTAACACTTTCGGCTAATTTTATAAACTTCTCAAACATTTTGCCTAACCCTAGTAGCCTCCGAGCACACCTAACACATTGGGACCACCCTATCATATCATTTGTTTTTGTATTGGATCACATGGAAGATGCAGTATGGGCATCATTACGTTACTTACTTAAGGATTGAGTTTTCCCACGCTCAAGGTCTAGGGAGACTGAGAGGTTCCAACGGTGTCCATAAAGTATTGTGCAATAGTGGAACATTATTTTCGACCACTTGTAAATAGAGGTAGTAAAGTACAACAATTGATGACCTTGTTCCTTCTTCAAGcatggtgaaggaaaattttcccctTTATTTAATTACAAAGTAGTTACATGGTAACTTGGTCCACGACCATGCAGATAGCCATTGGATGCAGATGAAAAAAGGTGCATCATAGACTCTCATATTTCATCCAATGATTGTGTTTAtaactgtgcatgatgcatgcCCGTGCACAAactttttgccaaaaaaaaatcaaacatgtCCTTTCCAGTAGcatcaattttgaaaaatgacaAGTGATAACAAAAGTAGTTGTCATGTAGCTTTTGTAGGTGGGATCAAGCTTGTCTATAGCATGTGCAGTGCTGGGAGTCCTCAAGCACGTAGCCTAAGGCATGAATGCGCAGCCCGTGATGCTTCTAGCCCTTGGATCTATGCTAGACATTGTGTCACGCGACAGAGGATCCTGATCCATTGTAGGTGGGGTGCGATTGTGTGAAACGAAAATGACCGCTACTCTTTGGCTTATTTCCAAATTCCAATTGTCTCATGTAGCTATTGTATGAGGGACATTAAATTCAAGTGTAGTTACAAATTTACAATTGGGATAGTTTTTCGTCACCTTTCATGATTATTATAGATTATTTCTAAACTTGAAACAAGGAAAATCTAGGGGCACATTTTAAGAGATTGATATTAATGGCCATTGATAGTTGTATGATTCCTTGATCGTTAGGTcaagaaaaactttctccttatAATTTTGAGGCAAGTTTAGTCAAAGTTGGAGATGAAATGTCAAAAATAatcatatgaaaaataaaatgaaaaattatactTCAAACAAACAACCCTCCATtgaagtttttcctttttcttacaTCAttctgttaggatttttatgtggctTAACTGATACTGATTGATCTATTAGACCCAAGCAATAATAGACCCACCCTAATTaagaaactcctagctctttccattgtgagagtggaatagggttttagggattttattataaatagaatactgacggtccctgcagccattacttaatcccttattggttttgggagcactgctttctcataagagcaagtgcacagaaagagagggaaCCCTAGAGTAAAAGGCTACAAAATATCTCAGTAGAAGAACTCTACTTACGTAATTCGTCATTATCATCTTCATGGGAgcaatgtttaaccacatgcaACAGAGGTTTTTGATCTATGCTCAtggggcttctaaacttacataggtacttctctattcccattaatggttcatgtcatggatgtcccaTTATTTactatagatatggtaaatctatatggttatgtattttaagatgggagcactttattgttcttggatTAGGGACTACACTCATgtttaatcttttatgattgattgatgattcttgtattctaaacactatagggttattcatatgtttaatatgataAAGGATCTCcaacaattgatatcagagccaaaccttatagtgttagaatcaagaaaaattaaaaaaaaaattgattttgtatagggtttgggtCTCAAATCATggaaatcgtaattttaccatcacttaaaggtTTCGGATTGAAAAACTTTTTTCACAAAAATTGTAGAAGACGGTTGTGGTGGTATACCACAAGTCACCAGAAACCTCTGGACACACCGGCACGTGCCGTCGAAAACCAACTGCcagaggagagaggaaagaaaaaggcgAGTCATCAGTAGgtcaactcgaaaaccctatCGAGTTGACCCGGAGgtgtagtgggtcaactcatgaccaacctGTTTTACTCAGTCAAAGGTTAACCATTTGACTGGAATTTTGACCCAGATACCCAACCCGAAGACAACAGGGTTTGACCCTAATTTTTGACCCGGAACTAATATGCCCGAATCGGATTAGACCGCTTGGCTGAACAGGTTGGTTTGGGCAAACTATATTGattttaatccatttttttctgtaacttcaaatggctcgtacgggcaaacggtgaagaatttttcaccctggttttttgcgttgagtccagtttttcatgctcttcattttaatatattatgaGTCTAATTTTtatcaacttttatgatctattttgtataagttacaagtatgggtgtttaatgattcttcataattttcctattaattggaagaaataaaagaaaatcaactcatacattacttgcataccagaatatgaacttgtttattcttggtaatgatagttcatgcttttgtttatgaatattttttttattcatacttaaaaaatctcacttttagctg
Protein-coding sequences here:
- the LOC122075969 gene encoding alpha carbonic anhydrase 7-like; its protein translation is MMKLLRIPIFSCITGFLLLFLILNLRPTMSQEVEEEKEFEYLKGSSKGPEHWGEIHEEWKACNNGKMQSPIDLLHQRVEVVSELGKLKGDYKTANSTLMNRGHDIKLEWKGDVGSIDINGTDYKLRQCHWHSPSEHTVNGKRFAAELHMFHESSNRSFAVIGVLYRIGRPDPFLSELEKDINAIADTRNEITIGMVNPEQIIKLGGRKYYRYLGSLTTPPCTEGVKWTIIKRVMTVSAEQVKLLRRAVHDSAESNARPVQPLNDRVIGLYEPTKTSTKN